The following proteins are encoded in a genomic region of Oncorhynchus kisutch isolate 150728-3 linkage group LG4, Okis_V2, whole genome shotgun sequence:
- the pkd2l1 gene encoding polycystic kidney disease 2-like 1 protein yields the protein MQRLNNRSESHLSGQVECELDSLGKGSWVNQGYCGSPLPIPRAISTVYNPQPLYPQGSFDSMCKLTTPSPFPTEVKPQETGSGKKRSGCCSFFKGLWGTTLTENTSDNRELFVRTTLRELLVYLVFLVDICLLTYGMTSSNTYYYTKVMTDLFVLTPSGNGVTFQSISSMADFWTYAQGPMLDGLYWTKWYNDQSLQNGDHSFIYYENMLLGVPRMRQIKVMNNSCKVHKDFRNEISGCFDVYNEKKEDEVDFGLVNGTAWQYHNEKEIKGSAHWGLLTTYSGGGYYQDLNRTKEESAEILMEMNNNLWLDHGTRAVFIDFSTYNANINLFCVIRLLVEFPATGGAIPSYQIRTVKLIRYITYWDYFIIGCEMVFCLFILYYIVEEILELRIHGFSYFSSIWNTLDVVVILLAIVAIVFNVFRTIKVDKLLGKLLEHPGIYADFEFLAFWQTQYNNMNAVNLFFAWIKVFKYISFNKTMTQLSSTLGRCAKDIMGFAIMFFIVFFAYAQLGYLLFGTEVNSFSTFVKCIFTQFRIILGDFDYDAIERANRVLGPIYFVTYVFFVFFVLLNMFLAIINDTYSEVKEELSSQKDELQITDIIKQSYMKTFMKLKLKKEKISDVQKVLRSGSNKLEFKDFRETLKELGHADHEISEAFSKFDHDGNQILDQEEQERMKRELEEKRDALCAELNNLGKNYGNESLEKSTMDIDEHGKPSNPLVEQEDFQRLVRQVLQLERSVTAIMTKMDIVTEKLELQESNRTNGKETMGKPSVAKNYNEKSASDGNVMVYLERGTRAEMAPWRSTIPAGSAPYDRPGTGWTMANSHM from the exons ATGCAGCGCCTCAACAACCGGTCGGAGAGCCACCTCAGTGGACAGGTGGAGTGTGAGTTGGACAGCCTGGGGAAGGGTTCCTGGGTGAACCAGGGGTACTGTGGCTCTCCTCTACCCATACCTCGGGCTATCAGCACCGTCTACAACCCCCAGCCTCTGTACCCCCAAGGCTCCTTCGACAGCATGTGCAAACTGACCACGCCGAGCCCTTTCCCAACCGAGGTCAAGCCGCAGGAGACAGGTTCTGGTAAAAAACGCAGTGGATGCTGCTCATTTTTTAAAG GACTGTGGGGCACGACACTGACTGAGAATACATCGGACAACCGGGAACTGTTTGTTAGGACCACTCTGAGGGAATTACTGGTCTATTTGGTGTTCCTTGTGGACATATGTCTAT TGACATATGGCATGACCAGCTCCAATACCTACTACTACACCAAAGTCATGACAGACCTGTTTGTGCTTACGCCCAGTGGCAACGGAGTTACGTTTCAGTCCATTAGCAGCATGGCAGACTTCTGGACG TATGCCCAGGGACCAATGCTGGACGGCCTCTACTGGACCAAATGGTACAACGACCAGTCCCTACAGAATGGGGACCACTCCTTCATCTACTATGAGAACATGCTGCTCGGGGTACCCAGGATGAGACAGATCAAGGTGATGAACAACTCCTGTAAGGTCCACAAAGACTTCCGCAACGAGATCTCTGGATGCTTTGATGTCTATAATGAGAAGAAGGAGGATGAGGTGGACTTTGGCCTTGTTAACGGAACTGC CTGGCAATACCACAATGAGAAAGAGATAAAGGGTTCGGCCCACTGGGGTCTGCTGACCACGTACAGCGGTGGAGGGTACTACCAGGACCTGAACaggaccaaggaggagagtgctGAGATCCTGATGGAGATGAATAACAACCTGTGGTTGGACCATGGCACCAGGGCCGTGTTCATCGACTTCTCCACTTACAACGCTAACATCAATCTGTTCTGTGTCATCAG GTTATTGGTTGAATTTCCGGCCACTGGTGGAGCGATACCCTCATATCAGATTAGAACGGTGAAGCTGATTCGTTACATCACCTACTGGGACTACTTCATCATTGGCTGTGAGATGGTGTTCTGCCTGTTCATCCTCTACTACATTGTGGAGGAGATCCTTGAGCTCCGAATCCACGGGTTCTCCTACTTCAGCAGTATCTGGAACACTCTGGATGTGGTTGTCATACTG CTTGCCATTGTCGCAATCGTCTTCAATGTTTTTCGCACCATTAAAGTGGACAAATTACTTGGTAAACTCTTAGAACATCCTGGCATTTATGCAGACTTTGAATTTCTTGCATTCTGGcaaacacaatacaacaacatgaATGCAGTGAACTTGTTCTTCGCTTGGATCAAG GTTTTCAAGTACATCAGTTTCAATAAGACTATGACTCAGCTGTCTTCTACTCTGGGCCGCTGTGCCAAAGACATCATGGGATTCGCCATTATGTTCTTCATCGTGTTCTTTGCATATGCTCAGCTTGGCTACTTGCTCTTTGGTACGGAGGTGAATTCCTTCAGCACCTTCGTCAAGTGCAT CTTTACACAGTTCCGGATTATTCTTGGAGATTTTGATTATGATGCCATTGAACGTGCCAACAGAGTCCTGGGGCCAATCTATTTCGTCACCTATGTGTTCTTTGTCTTCTTTGTGCTGCTT AACATGTTTCTGGCTATCATCAACGACACATATTCTGAGGTCAAGGAAGAGCTGTCATCCCAGAAGGATGAGCTGCAGATTACTGACATCATCAAACAG AGCTACATGAAGACCTttatgaaattgaaattgaaaaaGGAGAAGATATCCGATGTTCAGAAAGTACTACGATCTGGATCAAACAAACTAGAATTCAAAGACTTTAGAGAAACTCTGAAAGA GTTGGGACATGCCGACCATGAGATATCTGAAGCTTTCTCCAAATTCGACCATGATGGAAACCAAATTCTAGACCAAGAGGAGCAAGAAAGGATGAAGAGGGAGCTGGAAGAGAAGAGG GATGCTCTTTGTGCCGAGCTCAACAACCTTGGAAAAAACTATGGGAATGAATCTCTGGAGAAATCCACGATGGATATAGATGAGCATGGCAAGCCAAGTAACCCTCTGGTGGAGCAGGAGGACTTCCAGAG GTTGGTCAGACAGGTTCTCCAACTAGAACGCTCAGTAACTGCTATCATGACCAAGATGGATATAGTCACGGAGAAACTGGAACTGCAGGAGAGCAACAGGACTAATGGGAAGGAGACAATGGGAAAACCAAGTGTGGCCAAAAACTAT AATGAAAAATCAGCTTCGGATGGGAATGTTATGGTATATCTGGAAAGAGGGACGAGGGCTGAGATGGCACCCTGGAGATCAACCATTCCTGCAGGAAGTGCCCCCTATGATCGTCCTGGGACAGGCTGGACAATGGCCAACAGCCACATGTGA